The proteins below come from a single Cottoperca gobio chromosome 11, fCotGob3.1, whole genome shotgun sequence genomic window:
- the styk1a gene encoding tyrosine-protein kinase STYK1, producing the protein MSSNSTADNLCAPDDTLCIVREYMQAVIIVPTLLLLGTLLSFLTLCLLRYCPQQKRTKITALQRYHSSSHRHKQRQSHSHHLQGIDAPPGINPLEHEELPMSVQEVQQSVRPTLAAVPQMSTERQHGAFSQVTALPLSFSMKPNDTYSLYRARKDNRGVILRMLKETANSHEKQHFLGFASFVSGLGTHPFLPELLGVVSVQTPLMMVVEELQHRDLLGFLWRCRENNSGLESSCDMTEKRIFTMAGQVASALEYLHSQRCIHGNVGARSVLVGGDLTVKLWGLDSAYRRRTQAVSTGEVEDMEMRKWQAPEVLSGRTVSQSSDIWSFGILLYEMVSLGDPPFAQFKTTELLQYLQRGKHLKRPATCSTSLYSIIRNCCHWRLEQRLSMSELIRTLQTEEQSANGRNVLRVTETLDIEKYLREAGYGEVYDYAVL; encoded by the exons ATGTCATCCAACTCCACGGCCGATAATCTGTGTGCACCAGATGACACCCTATGTA ttgTAAGGGAATATATGCAGGCGGTGATCATCGTCCCTACGCTGCTGCTCCTGGGAACCCTGCTCAGCTTCCTGACCCTGTGCTTACTGAGGTACTGTCCTCAACAGAAGCGGACAAAGATCACTGCCCTTCAACGCTACCACAGCTCAtcgcacagacacaaacaaaggcAGAGCCATAGCCATCACCTACAGGGCATTGATG CACCCCCGGGGATAAACCCATTGGAACATGAAGAGCTGCCAATGTCAGTTCAAGAAGTGCAGCAGAGTGTCAGGCCAACTCTGGCTGCAGTACCTCAGATGTCCACAGAGAGGCAGCATGGAGCCTTCAGCCAGGTTACTGCCCTGCCACTGTCCTTCTCCATGAAACCTAATGACACATACAGCCTCTACAGAGCCCGCAAGGACAACAGAGGTGTCATCCTGAGGATGCTAAAAG AGACAGCAAACAGCCATGAGAAGCAGCACTTTTTGGGTTTTGCTTCCTTTGTGTCAGGACTGGGGACGCACCCCTTCCTACCTGAACTGCTGGGTGTGGTTTCAGTGCAGACGCCCCTAATGATGGTTGTTGAggagctgcagcacagagaCCTGTTGGGGTTCCTGTGGAGATGTCGAGAG AATAACTCGGGTTTAGAGTCTTCATGTGACATGACGGAGAAGAGGATCTTCACCATGGCAGGACAAGTGGCCTCTGCTCTG GAGTACCTGCACAGTCAGCGCTGCATCCATGGCAATGTGGGAGCTCGCAGCGTTCTGGTTGGTGGAGATCTGACTGTGAAGCTGTGGGGGTTGGACTCTGCCTACCGCAGGAGAACGCAGGCCGTTTCAACAGGGGAAGTAGAGGACATGGAGATGAGGAAGTGGCAGGCACCTGAAGTGCTTAGCGGAAGAACCGTCAGTCAGAGCAGTGACAT TTGGTCCTTTGGGATCCTCCTCTATGAAATGGTCTCATTGG GTGACCCCCCGTTTGCTCAGTTCAAGACTACCGAACTCCTGCAGTATCTACAAAGAGGAAAGCATCTGAAACGGCCGGCCACCTGCTCCACCTCACT GTACTCCATCATCAGGAATTGTTGCCACTGGCGCCTCGAACAACGCCTGTCAATGTCGGAGCTCATTAGAACACTTCAGACGGAAGAGCAATCAGCCAATGGGAGGAACGTTCTAAGAGTGACTGAAACACTGGACATCGAGAAGTACCTGCGGGAGGCGGGATATGGAGAGGTGTACGACTATGCTGTGCTCTGA